In the Thermotoga sp. KOL6 genome, AGTCTTGGAACTATGGAGTATTTTTTGAGAGATCGACAAACTCCGCAATAATATCTTTTAAACTCTTCGTATTCTCTTACCTTGAGTTCGCATTTAACGGGTTTTATATAACCGAACATCACTTTCTCTCCTTCACGAAACTAATAAGATAGTTGATCATTCTGTTGTATAAATAGTCATAGATGAAAAACGCTACTTGTAATCCCGCTATTCCGAACACGTAGAGTATTGGGGGAACATTTGGAAAGCTCACATTGAAAAATTTCACAGCAACCATTGAAAGTATGAAGAACGAAGCGTTCAAATATGCGAACCTAGTAATAAGAGATCTTTTTCTGAAGAATGTGTAAAAAGACAAAGCCAAAAAAACGAGTACATACCCAGGATTGGGGACAATTAAGAAGGAAAGAATGCCGATTGCAGCAATTAAAGAAATGGCACTCTTCCCGAACATTTCTACTAAAAGACCAACGAAAACGCTACACAACGCAGCGAAAAAGAATTTGCTTTTGGTGAAATTTCCTACGTAAAGCAAGAGAATAACGAGTGATGATACAAGTCCTCCATAGGAAATTTTCTTCACATGCAAGGGATGCAATCACCCCCACAGGCTTCACAACATGTATCTACACACCACGCGCATCCAAGACAAGCTAATATATCTCGACACTCGTCATTACTTCTGTATCCCAGAGAGTAAGAAAAGAGTTCATGTCTTTCTCTCCTGTTGGAGAGTTCCTCTTTCTCGATCAACATATGATAAGCTCTGTTTATCTCTTTCATTTTTTCTTCTGCTATATCTTTCAAAGGATGATCTTTGTATCTGTCTGGATGATATTTTTTCACCAATTCCTTATACGCCTTTTCTATTTCCTCTTTAGAAGAACCTGGCTTCACTCCAAGAATTTCGTAAGGATCCATAGATTGACCACCCCCGAGAAATATGCTGTACATTAGAATATTATCATCCAGAGTGCCAAAAGATCAATTGTTAGTTGAAACATTATTAGGATATAAGATAATTATTTTATTCACTAAACCTCTATTTGTTCCAATCATTCACAAGCTTAGGTATTGCGGAAA is a window encoding:
- a CDS encoding J domain-containing protein, producing the protein MDPYEILGVKPGSSKEEIEKAYKELVKKYHPDRYKDHPLKDIAEEKMKEINRAYHMLIEKEELSNRRERHELFSYSLGYRSNDECRDILACLGCAWCVDTCCEACGGDCIPCM